Below is a genomic region from Persicimonas caeni.
CTGGCGGGCAGGCCGGCAGCGTCTTTGCTCGCAGGCAGGCCAGGGCCGTCGCCTTTGGGCTTAGGGAGGTTGAGGCCTTTCGGTTTGGGCAGCCCGGGACGGCCCCCTTTAGGTTTGGGGAGTCCGGGACCATCGCCTTTGGGCTTGGGAAGTCCGGCGCCTTTGGGAGCCGGCAGACCGGGGCCGTTGTCTTTCGCCTTCGGAAGGTCGGCTCCCTTGGGAGCAGGCAGCCCTGGCCCGTCTCCCTTCGCTTTGGGAAGTTGGGGCGGACGGGCTTGAGGCAGTTCAGGCTCGTCGTCGTCGACGACCGAGGAGGCCCACCCGCCGAGCATCGTGCCGCCGGGGTTCATTCCGGGATCGTCGCCGCCGGAGGCATACTCGGCAAATTCGGGGATCTCATCGAGCCCCTGCCAACTCTCCTTGTCCGCCGAGACCTCGGCGTCGCCGCTGAGTTTGCCGGCCTCGAGCATCATCCGGATGGCATTCTTGTCGAAGGGCCCAAACACCTTCCCCGTCGGCCGCTTGACGAAGAAGCGGTCGACTTTGCCCGAACGCCCCGAGGCGCCGAGCAGGGTCGAGCCGCCGTCGTCTTGGACGTCGTCGGGATCGACTTGAAAGGTGTGGGAGCACTTCGGGCAGCGCATCGACAAACCGTCAGCGGGTACTCGCGAGGAGTCGACCTCGTATTCCGCCGAACAGGAGGGGCACGTAATGTTCATAAGAACCGTTTCCTTCAAACGTCACGGGAACGACGCTTCCCAAAGCATCTAAAGCGCCTGTTATGCCGTTGTGGTTCCGAGAAATGGAGTCACGCGTCACTTTACCGCCCGCTGTAGGCGTTGACAAGCAAATGACCTTGGAAACGGTGCTGAATTGGTAGGGAAATCAAAATCGGCAGCCGGGGAGGCGTGTGGCTGCGTGCGGGTGTATTCGATCGGGGGAGGGCGAGGGGTCCAAGAAATAAAAAACCCCGCATGGCTGCTCGTGGGTCTTGTCCGGCCCGACTGTACCGGAAGCCATGCGGGGAGCGGTAGTGTCCTGGGATTTCCTAGGCTCAGCGGTAAAGTACCGCCGCGTTGTCCGTATGCTTGCCCCGAGCGGACAACGGCGCCTGGACCTTACCAACTAGGAGGTCACTACCTCACCAGTCGGGTTATGTATCTTTGATCTGCGCACTGGATCACCTCCTTTTCTGGGCACCACGTTTCGCGACTCCCAAGTCGCCGCGGCTGCTTGCACGCGCCCTCATGCAAGTCCGCTTCGACACGCCCTATGCGTGTCTTACCCGAGCGGTGAACCCGGGCCGACCAGCAGGCAACAACCTGAAGGCCGCTTGCGAGGAGTATAACAGAAGGAGCGACGAAAACAATTCCACGAGATGTCAGAAAATTCGAGAAAAGTGGAGCTTTACCCCACTTTGACGAACACCGACTCGTCGATCACTTCGACCGAATAGGTCATCACCGGCGCGCACTTACGCCGGTTGCATCGGCCGGTGGCCAACTCGAAATCATACTGGTGGTGGGGACACGTGATCTTGCCGTGATGGACGACTCCATAGGCCATCGACTTGTCTTTGTGCGGGCAGATCTCGTCGACTGCGTAGACCTCACCTTTGTCCTTGCACAGCAGCACGCTGCGCCCACCGGTCTGGACCTTGCGCGGCATCATCTGTGGGATCTCGTCGAGCCGGCACACCTCTTCAAAGCCGGCCTCTAGCAACTCGTCGCGCGTGCTTGACATCGATACTTCCTAAGAAAGAGTCGCGATTAAAGTCCAAAGGGGATCACAGTCCAAAGGGGTACGTCTCGGGCATGTCGACTCCTCCGCGCGCGGCGTCTTGCCACAGCGTGGACGGGTCGAGCGGCACGACGGCGCTGGTCACGTCCATGTGAATCACCCAGTCGAACTGCTCGGAGAGGCGAGCGTCGAAGTAATGGCTGACTCGCTCGGTCTCCGGGCGGTAGATGACCCCGATGGCGCGCTCCAGGCGCGGCTCGGCCAGCGCCTCGTCTAGCTCGGCGTCGGCGTGCAGGTCGAGCAGAAAATAGCTCGGACCGGCCCTGTGGAACAAGGCTTCGAAGCTTTCGGCGAGCCCGGGGCGCACGCGCTTGTACTCGGCGTGGCTGCCCCAGTTCGACGAGGCGGTCACCGCGCCCTCGTAGGTGGTAAAGCCGACGTTGAGCACCTGGTCGCCGAAGCGCTGGCGCAGCAGCTGACCCACGTTGTGCTCGCCTCGCCGCGACATCGCCGTAGCCCGCGCGTCGCCCAGGTGCGAGTTGTGCGCCCAGATAATGGCCTTGCTGGTGCTTCCCTGCTTCTGCAGGTGATCGAGCAGGGACGACGCCGTCTCGGCCATGTGCTGGTCGCGCAGGTTCCAGGTCGACGCGCGTCCGTAGTACATCGAGCGGTAATACTCTTCGGCGTTTTTGGCCACGCGGGCGTTCTGCTCGGCGAAGAAGAACTCCTCCTCGGCCGTCGTGCCGTCGTGAGCGCGCATCTTGTCGGCCAGGAGCTGGGCGCGGTTTTGCTCGAGCTCGACGAGTTGCTCGACAACCTCGTCTTCGCACGTCTCGGCGCCGCGGCGACCGGCCGTATAGCCGTAGGCCTGGGCGTCGGGTCCGAAGTGGTCGAAGCAGGCGTAGCGTTCGCGCGCACGCCGGGCTGCGTCGGGATTGTGCTCGTCGAGGTAGTCAATGACCGCGTTCATCGACCGGTGCAGGCTGTACAAGTCGAAGCCGTAGAAGCCGGCGCGGTCGGCCGGGGCGTGGTCGCGATTGCGCACGCGCATCCATTCGACGAGCTCGACGACGTCCTCGTTACGCCACATCCAGCGCGGGTAACGCTCGAAGTCGCCGAGCGCCTCGGAGGCGTCGGGCTCTTGGCGGGCGTGCTGCACGTAGCGGTTGACTCGGTAAGCGTCGGGCCAGTCGGCTTCGACCAGCACCGCCGAAAATCCGTGCTCTTCGATCAGGCGTTTGGTGAGCTCGGCGCGCACCCGATAGAACTCGTGGGTGCCGTGGCTGGCTTCGCCCAACAAGACGAAGCGTCGGTCGGCCGCTTGCTCGACCAACGGGTCCAGGTTGCGCGGCGAGCCGCGAAAGGGGTGGGCGGTCTGGGTGATGAGGTGTTCGAGCGGGTCGCTGAGTGTCATGGCCAAAGCTGCCTGATTCGTTGGAAAACGAAACCTTCGGGCGCGTGCTCTCGTGTTAAGAGATAAGCACGCGCCCAGAGGCTGTCAGGCAGACGAGGCCTTGCAGAGATCGAGGCGCTTTCAACATGGGCAATTAAGGACTTAGGGGCAGCGAATCGGAACCATGTCACAACTCGCAACCCCAAAATCCTTAATTGCTCGAGTAGAAGGGGCTGCTACTTCGCAAGGCCTTCGCCTCTCACAAACTCAGCCTTCGCCTCTAACAAACTCAGATAGAGCCGAGCAGCTCGAGGTTGTTATGGGTGCGATCGAGGCGCTCGAGCAACCATTTGAGCGAGTCCTGCTTGCCCATGTCGGCGATGCGCCGGCGCAGGTGGGGGACGCGGTGGCCTTCGACCTCGCTCAGAAGCTTGAGCTCGCGTCGGGTGCCCGAGGCGCCCAGGTCGACCGCCGGGTACAGGCGTCGGTTGGCCAGCTCCCGGTCGAGGACGAGCTCGGAGTTACCGGTGCCCTTGAACTCGTGGAAGATCACGTCGTCCATGCGGCTGCCGGTGTCGATCAGCGCGGTGGCCACGATCGTCAGGCTTCCGCCTTCCTCCAGGTTGCGCGCCGCGCCAAACAACTGGCGGGGTCGATCGAGCGCGCCGGCGGTGATTCCGCCCGACAGGGTGCGCCCCGAGCCGCTGGCCGTATGGTTGTAGGCGCGCGCCAGCCGCGTGATCGAATCGAGCAGCAGCAGCACGTCTTGGCCGTCCAAAAGCTTCTGCAGCGCGCGGCGGAACACCTTCTCGGCCAGCTTGATATGGTCGCGCGGCGAGCGGTCGGTGGTGCTCGCCTCGACCTTGGCCGGGATATTGCGCCGAAAGTCGGTCGCTTCCTCGGGCCGCTCGTCGATCAGCAGCGCTACCTGGTGGATATCCGGGTAGTTCTCGCGCACCGATTGCGAGATCTTCTGCAAGATCGTCGTCTTACCGGCTTTGGGGGGGCTGGTTACCAACACACGTTGGCCTTTGCCCAGCGGCGCGATCAGATCGATGAGCCGGCCGGTGATTTCATCGGGGCCGGTCTCGAGCTTGATGCGCTCGTCGGGCTGGATCGGCGTGTAATCCGACAACCGATCAGCCAATCGTTGCAGTTTGTCTCGTCCACGTCCGCGTGAGCGTCCGCGCCTGCGCTTTCCTCGTCTTCCCATACGACTCGCGTCTTGTGAGGTGAAACCGCTCTGAATGCTTCTCTCAGAGCATTGTTGCCTTGAATAAGGATTTCACGGGGGGGAGCAATCCTGACGGATAACACCTAAAGGCGGGGGCGAGGGCCCTTCTTGGGCCGGGCTAAACGCCCCAACACGGTGTAGTTTGACACAGGTTGGAATTCTTTTCCACCCTTTCTTGTTCTTATCCGGGATGTTCTTTTCACGCGTATTGAATTCCTTGCCTCGGTAAGGTAGCCTTACGCGACAATTATTTGGGCTTTACGAGGAGGCGCACTTTGGACACTCTCGACGTACTCGAAAAAGCAGAACGAAAAGGCGGCCCGGAACGCCGCCAGGCGATGACCGACGTCATCATGGCCGCCCGTGACTTGGGCTGCGACTTCAACGTCGGTGGTGGTAAGGCAGGCGGTTTCAACGTCCGCTACGGCTCGCTGCGCTACGCAGTGATGGATTTGAACACCCGCGGTGAGGTGTTCCTGCACATCAAACATCACCCGAGCAAAGACATCACCGACGAGCAGCGCGACGAGGCCAACAAGTTTGTCGAGAGCCTCGAAGGCTTCACCATCAAGAACGGCCCGATCAACAACTACGGTCAGATCGAAGAGCCGATCGAAGAGGTGCCGGTCGACGCGCTTCGCAAATTCCTCGAGCGCACCGTCGAGGTGATCCGCGAGGTCTACTATCGACCCCACATCGAGCTGGCTGGCTGACTCGGCCAACACAATTCGGTGAGTAGAACCATCGGGCCCGCCACGGCGTTTACGTGGCGGGCTCGTTGCGTTTGCCTTGAGCGAGACGCCTCGTGGTTATCTTCCAACCCGCGCCCGCACTTTCTATCCGCGTTTGTCGATGCGGAGCGTGCGATGAGGCGACGCTGTCAAAGGAGGAAGATATGGAGACCACCAGAAATTTCCCGTATCTTCGCAAGATACCGGGTTTGGAGCGCATGGACGTGAGTACGCGTGACTTCGAGTCGCGTAACCGTCCGCTGTTGCTGACCTGGGCGTTGATCTTTTTCGGCTTGGCCGCCGCGAGCCTCGTGGCTCGCCTGACGATCTTTACCGAAGGGCCCAGTGCTTTGTTATTTACCCTCTTTCTGGTTCTTTTCGGCATCCTCGGGCTGATCTCGTGGCTCGCCCGGATCGTCAACACGCCGGTGGGTTGAGCGCCAAGAAGCGCGGGGCGCGAGGCCGCCAAGATACGGGCCCCTCGCCCCACGCCACTCGTCTTACTGCTCTTATTGCGCCGGGGCCGGCTCGCCCAAAATGTCTTCGAGCGACTGCTCGCGCGCCTTCATAATGCGCGCGTATCGCTTCTGGAACTGATTGGTGGCGTAGTCGACGAAGAGTTGCTGTTCGAGGCCAAACGGCAGCTCGTCGTACGGCGCAAACGTATCTTCAATCATGCCCAACGCCAGCGGGAGCATCATCGTCATGCGGCTCTCGATGGTCTGCCAGACCCCTTCGCCGTGTTCGGCGACCAACCGCGACAAAAAGTAGACCCCGAAGGCCAGGTGGCGCGACTCGTCCTGCTTGAGCAGGCCGGCGACCTCGCGCATGCCGGGCATCAGGTCGTTCTCTTCGAGCATGTGGTGAAACGCGTAGTAGCCCGTCTCGGCGAGCACCCCTTCGACGATCATGTTGTAGGTGACCGACGCTTCGGCCTGCGCCTCCGGCGAGTTGTCCTCGTAGAGTCGGTTGAGCGCGCTGGGGAGCGCCTGCTCGAAGATCGCTTTGTAGTTGCCGCCGTGGAACCGGCTCAAGTCGGTGCGCTCTTCGGCGACCTCGTCGAGAAAACGACGGAAGACCTCGACGTGCTTCGCCTCCTCGAACAGAAAGGAGGTCAGGTACATCTCCTCTTCGAGCCGTCCCTCCTTGGCCACGGTCATGATCAGCGGCAGCAGGTCGAGGGTGACCGACTCCTCTCCGGCCAGAAACTGCGCGGTCAGGTGCAAGATGACCTCGCGCTCGAGGTCGTTCATCTGCTTCCAATCCTCGATGTCTTGGCTGAAGTCGATGTCCTGCGGGTCCCACGTACCCAGCTTCTTGGCCTTCGCCCACAGCCTCATCGGCGGCAGGTTGTGGTTGAGGCCAGCGGGGCTCGTCGTCTGGAAGTTACGCTCGGTGCTCATGAGTCTGCTCCATATTGAGGAGGAGTGAATGAGGTTCGACGGCTTCGATTTGTTGCGACTGGGTACGTTATGCCACAGATTCTTGGCTATTCCAACACGCGTTGGAATAAGTTCGGGGTGAGCGCCTTGCAGTTGAGTCACGCCAGCTATTCCTATGTGTATGATCAAGTCCCCTGATTGGCAAAATCGGTCGAATTGATCTCCTTGCAGCTTGCGGATTCGCAATCGATTTGGTGGCGGCTCGCGGTTAGCGAGGACATGCTCTCTTTCCTATACGTGGTCGTCGCAATGG
It encodes:
- a CDS encoding erythromycin esterase family protein, encoding MTLSDPLEHLITQTAHPFRGSPRNLDPLVEQAADRRFVLLGEASHGTHEFYRVRAELTKRLIEEHGFSAVLVEADWPDAYRVNRYVQHARQEPDASEALGDFERYPRWMWRNEDVVELVEWMRVRNRDHAPADRAGFYGFDLYSLHRSMNAVIDYLDEHNPDAARRARERYACFDHFGPDAQAYGYTAGRRGAETCEDEVVEQLVELEQNRAQLLADKMRAHDGTTAEEEFFFAEQNARVAKNAEEYYRSMYYGRASTWNLRDQHMAETASSLLDHLQKQGSTSKAIIWAHNSHLGDARATAMSRRGEHNVGQLLRQRFGDQVLNVGFTTYEGAVTASSNWGSHAEYKRVRPGLAESFEALFHRAGPSYFLLDLHADAELDEALAEPRLERAIGVIYRPETERVSHYFDARLSEQFDWVIHMDVTSAVVPLDPSTLWQDAARGGVDMPETYPFGL
- the rho gene encoding transcription termination factor Rho translates to MADRLSDYTPIQPDERIKLETGPDEITGRLIDLIAPLGKGQRVLVTSPPKAGKTTILQKISQSVRENYPDIHQVALLIDERPEEATDFRRNIPAKVEASTTDRSPRDHIKLAEKVFRRALQKLLDGQDVLLLLDSITRLARAYNHTASGSGRTLSGGITAGALDRPRQLFGAARNLEEGGSLTIVATALIDTGSRMDDVIFHEFKGTGNSELVLDRELANRRLYPAVDLGASGTRRELKLLSEVEGHRVPHLRRRIADMGKQDSLKWLLERLDRTHNNLELLGSI
- a CDS encoding R2-like ligand-binding oxidase produces the protein MSTERNFQTTSPAGLNHNLPPMRLWAKAKKLGTWDPQDIDFSQDIEDWKQMNDLEREVILHLTAQFLAGEESVTLDLLPLIMTVAKEGRLEEEMYLTSFLFEEAKHVEVFRRFLDEVAEERTDLSRFHGGNYKAIFEQALPSALNRLYEDNSPEAQAEASVTYNMIVEGVLAETGYYAFHHMLEENDLMPGMREVAGLLKQDESRHLAFGVYFLSRLVAEHGEGVWQTIESRMTMMLPLALGMIEDTFAPYDELPFGLEQQLFVDYATNQFQKRYARIMKAREQSLEDILGEPAPAQ
- a CDS encoding Rieske (2Fe-2S) protein, whose amino-acid sequence is MSSTRDELLEAGFEEVCRLDEIPQMMPRKVQTGGRSVLLCKDKGEVYAVDEICPHKDKSMAYGVVHHGKITCPHHQYDFELATGRCNRRKCAPVMTYSVEVIDESVFVKVG